One Streptomyces sp. B21-105 genomic region harbors:
- a CDS encoding STAS domain-containing protein, with amino-acid sequence MGRGVVARVNGEMDYMTGPGLWEQIDEVLAGGTAFVVLDLSDVSFCDSAGLNVLLRASHRAELSDVALVLACVPQPLLRILDMTGADQVLQVCDTVAEAEAAFGAHGDAAGSLA; translated from the coding sequence GTGGGCCGTGGTGTGGTGGCCAGGGTCAACGGCGAGATGGACTACATGACCGGCCCTGGCCTGTGGGAGCAGATCGACGAGGTGCTCGCCGGAGGCACCGCTTTCGTCGTGCTGGATCTGTCGGACGTGTCCTTCTGCGATTCGGCCGGGCTGAATGTGCTGCTCAGGGCTTCCCATCGGGCCGAGCTGAGCGATGTCGCGCTGGTGCTGGCGTGTGTGCCGCAGCCGTTGCTGCGGATCCTGGATATGACGGGCGCCGATCAGGTCCTGCAGGTCTGTGACACCGTCGCGGAGGCCGAAGCAGCGTTCGGCGCCCACGGGGATGCGGCTGGAAGCCTCGCTTGA
- a CDS encoding carbonic anhydrase, producing MSEIKTPTPRDAFELLLAGNQRFVAGTPEHPNQDATRRAETAPAQQPFAVLFGCSDSRLAAEIIFDRGLGDLFVVRTAGHVIGPEVLGSIEFGVEMLGCPLVVILGHDSCGAVGAACAALEDGVTPAGYIRDVVERVTPSVLAARAAGRVEPEEILAEHIRHTADLLLDRSRVLADKVAAGQTAVVGLRYRLADGSAHLVAARGLDAAVPAAS from the coding sequence ATGAGCGAGATCAAGACCCCGACGCCCCGCGACGCCTTCGAGCTGCTACTGGCCGGTAACCAGCGCTTCGTGGCCGGCACCCCAGAGCACCCGAACCAGGACGCCACTCGCCGCGCCGAGACCGCGCCGGCCCAGCAGCCCTTCGCCGTGCTGTTCGGGTGCTCCGACTCCCGGCTGGCCGCCGAGATCATCTTCGACCGCGGCCTGGGCGACCTGTTCGTGGTGCGCACCGCCGGCCACGTCATCGGCCCGGAGGTGCTGGGCAGCATCGAGTTCGGCGTGGAGATGCTGGGCTGCCCGCTGGTCGTGATCCTCGGGCACGACTCGTGCGGCGCGGTCGGCGCGGCGTGCGCCGCGCTGGAGGACGGCGTGACGCCGGCCGGGTACATCCGAGACGTCGTCGAGCGGGTGACCCCCAGCGTGCTGGCCGCCCGGGCCGCCGGACGGGTTGAGCCGGAGGAGATCCTCGCCGAGCACATCAGGCACACCGCCGACCTGCTGCTGGACCGCTCCCGGGTCCTCGCCGACAAGGTCGCCGCCGGCCAGACCGCCGTGGTGGGCCTGCGCTACCGCCTGGCCGACGGCAGTGCCCACCTCGTCGCCGCTCGCGGCCTCGACGCGGCCGTGCCCGCGGCGTCCTGA
- a CDS encoding ISAs1 family transposase: protein MPGGGTEREQRRAHRAAARAEPVRLRRRTIAVDGKCLRGARRPDGNRVFVLSAVRHGDGVTLASREIGAKTNEIPEFAPLLDQIDDTDLAGVVVTADALHVQRDHATYLRERGAHYLLTIQNNQRGQARQLHALPWKEIPVIHHDDARGHGRHEQRLVQVVTVRGLRPGRFPGICPAPACHVKPTTVTAPLYREASSARGLTGVRHARQPRGPTAALWNNLHNGLGAPVADRIDFQLFEDGVGQAQADGEPLPVRLS from the coding sequence ATGCCCGGCGGGGGCACCGAGCGCGAACAGCGCCGGGCCCACCGGGCGGCCGCCCGTGCCGAGCCGGTACGGCTGCGGCGGCGGACGATCGCGGTGGACGGCAAGTGCCTGCGTGGCGCGAGGCGCCCGGACGGCAACCGGGTCTTCGTGCTGTCCGCCGTCCGTCACGGCGACGGTGTCACTCTCGCCTCCCGCGAGATCGGCGCGAAGACCAACGAGATCCCCGAGTTCGCACCCCTGCTCGACCAGATCGACGACACGGATCTCGCGGGGGTGGTCGTTACCGCCGATGCCCTCCACGTCCAACGAGACCACGCCACCTACCTGCGCGAACGCGGCGCTCACTACCTGCTGACCATCCAGAACAACCAGCGCGGCCAGGCCCGTCAGCTCCACGCCCTGCCCTGGAAGGAGATCCCCGTGATCCACCACGACGACGCCCGGGGCCACGGCCGTCACGAGCAGCGCCTCGTGCAGGTCGTCACCGTCCGGGGCCTGAGGCCAGGGAGATTCCCAGGCATCTGCCCGGCGCCCGCATGCCACGTGAAACCCACCACCGTGACGGCGCCGCTCTATCGGGAGGCCTCGTCAGCCAGGGGCCTTACAGGCGTCCGTCACGCCAGACAGCCCAGAGGCCCAACTGCGGCCCTCTGGAACAACCTTCACAACGGATTAGGGGCCCCAGTAGCTGACCGGATCGACTTTCAGCTCTTCGAGGATGGGGTCGGCCAAGCGCAGGCAGATGGTGAACCCCTCCCTGTCAGACTCTCGTGA
- a CDS encoding ISL3 family transposase — MRDVNSLVATVFSGLSALVIEDVADDGEMIRVLARTRDVPFPCSMCGVPTGKVHGYHVRTVADVPVDGRRVVVNVRVRRLVCPVLGCRRQTFREQVPGLIERLQRRTTRLTSQVSGVVKELCGRAAARLTRLLAVPVSFATALRVLRAIPPPTLRIPRVIGVDDFALRRRHRYATLIIDAETGERVDVLPDREAATLEAWLHGQKGIEVVCRDGSATYAEAIRRALPDAVQVSDRWHLWRNLCDKVLAEVRAHAPCWATVNPPRPGGVREQTTRERWHKVHALLDSGVGLLDCSRRLNLALNTVKRYARIPEPPADRIAPRYRPTLVDPYRDHLRRRRAEEPAVPVTHLLEEIRKLGYTGSANLLVRYLNQGRAEGDRPVTTPRRVARLLLTHPEHLWTKDTDLLGLLTAACPEMTELARLTGEFAAFLTPAHGNNDKLSRWIATVRTAGLPHLLSFCNGLELDRAAVNAGLTLPHHNGRTEGVNTRTKKIMRQMHGRAGFDLLRHRILLQ, encoded by the coding sequence ATGCGAGATGTCAACTCCCTCGTGGCAACGGTGTTCTCAGGGCTCTCAGCGCTGGTCATCGAGGATGTGGCGGACGACGGCGAGATGATCCGGGTCTTGGCCCGAACCCGGGATGTTCCCTTTCCCTGCTCGATGTGCGGGGTCCCGACGGGGAAGGTGCACGGATACCACGTCCGGACCGTTGCGGATGTGCCGGTCGATGGCCGCCGGGTCGTGGTCAACGTCCGGGTACGACGTCTGGTCTGCCCGGTCCTGGGCTGTCGGCGGCAGACCTTCCGCGAGCAAGTCCCTGGGCTGATCGAGCGCCTTCAGCGCCGCACCACGCGTCTGACCAGCCAGGTCTCGGGGGTGGTCAAAGAGTTATGCGGCCGGGCGGCTGCCCGGCTCACCCGGTTACTGGCCGTGCCCGTATCGTTCGCCACCGCCCTGCGGGTGCTGCGGGCAATACCCCCGCCGACGCTGCGGATCCCGAGGGTGATCGGGGTCGATGACTTCGCCCTGCGCCGCCGGCACCGCTACGCCACGCTCATCATCGATGCCGAGACCGGGGAACGCGTCGACGTCCTGCCCGACCGGGAAGCCGCCACATTGGAGGCTTGGCTGCACGGGCAGAAAGGGATCGAAGTCGTGTGCCGGGACGGCTCGGCCACCTACGCCGAGGCGATCCGCCGGGCCTTGCCCGACGCGGTGCAGGTCAGCGACCGCTGGCATCTGTGGCGGAACCTGTGCGACAAAGTTCTGGCCGAGGTCCGCGCCCACGCCCCCTGCTGGGCCACCGTCAACCCGCCCCGGCCCGGCGGCGTCCGCGAGCAGACCACCCGCGAGCGCTGGCATAAAGTCCACGCCCTCCTTGACTCCGGCGTGGGCCTGCTCGACTGCTCCCGCAGACTGAACCTCGCCCTGAATACCGTCAAGCGCTACGCCCGCATCCCTGAACCGCCCGCGGATCGCATCGCCCCCCGCTACCGGCCCACCCTTGTCGACCCCTACCGCGACCACCTGCGCCGACGCCGTGCCGAGGAACCCGCCGTCCCGGTCACCCATCTCCTCGAAGAGATCCGGAAGTTGGGCTATACCGGCAGTGCCAACCTGCTGGTCCGCTACCTCAATCAGGGCCGCGCTGAAGGCGACCGCCCCGTGACAACCCCCCGCCGCGTCGCCCGGCTCCTGCTCACCCACCCCGAGCACCTGTGGACCAAGGACACCGACCTGCTCGGCCTCCTCACCGCGGCGTGCCCGGAGATGACCGAACTCGCCCGACTCACCGGCGAGTTCGCCGCGTTCCTTACCCCGGCCCATGGCAACAACGACAAGCTCTCCCGGTGGATCGCGACAGTCCGCACCGCTGGCCTGCCCCACCTGCTCAGCTTCTGTAACGGCCTCGAACTCGACCGCGCCGCCGTGAACGCCGGCCTCACCCTGCCCCACCACAACGGCCGGACCGAGGGCGTCAATACCCGAACCAAGAAGATCATGCGGCAGATGCACGGCCGAGCAGGATTCGACCTCCTCCGTCACCGCATCCTCCTGCAATGA
- a CDS encoding MaoC family dehydratase translates to MDRFADVTGDHQWIHLDPNKAAKGPYGTTVAHGYLVPSLVPMLLSEAARTEGLTAAINYGSNKVRCPALTPVNSQVRGMVELTELRRGPQGAQAVLRVTVERRGGDKPVCVAEVVAVLFE, encoded by the coding sequence ATCGACCGTTTCGCCGATGTCACCGGCGATCACCAGTGGATCCACCTCGACCCGAACAAGGCCGCGAAGGGCCCGTACGGAACGACGGTCGCCCACGGCTATCTGGTCCCGTCCCTCGTCCCCATGCTCCTGTCGGAAGCCGCGCGGACCGAGGGGCTGACCGCCGCCATCAACTACGGCAGCAACAAGGTCCGTTGCCCGGCCCTCACACCCGTGAACTCCCAGGTGAGGGGCATGGTGGAGCTGACGGAACTGCGGCGCGGACCGCAGGGAGCCCAGGCCGTCCTCCGCGTCACCGTCGAGCGGCGGGGCGGCGACAAGCCTGTGTGCGTCGCCGAAGTCGTTGCAGTGCTCTTCGAGTGA
- a CDS encoding ester cyclase has product MAEVAASDIKALEAFCDRWERAWNEHDGDAAAALCAEDLVYDEPALGETAHGPDSLRAFVTQMAQAFPDYSFTRMGLYGEVTRRAVLVAWRFSGTLAGTGQRVEFHGDDRLELGEDGLIHAYRCLYDHRFVLSQIGRAKAEK; this is encoded by the coding sequence GTGGCCGAAGTGGCCGCATCAGACATCAAGGCCCTTGAGGCGTTCTGCGATCGATGGGAGAGGGCTTGGAACGAGCACGATGGCGATGCCGCGGCGGCGTTGTGCGCCGAAGACCTGGTGTACGACGAGCCGGCGCTCGGTGAGACGGCACACGGCCCCGACAGCCTCCGCGCCTTCGTGACGCAGATGGCACAGGCCTTTCCCGACTACTCGTTCACGCGTATGGGGTTGTACGGGGAGGTGACGCGGCGGGCCGTGCTGGTGGCGTGGCGCTTCTCGGGGACCCTCGCCGGCACGGGGCAGCGCGTGGAGTTCCACGGTGACGACCGTCTGGAGCTGGGAGAGGACGGGCTGATCCACGCCTACCGGTGCCTGTACGACCACCGCTTCGTGCTGAGTCAGATCGGCCGCGCGAAGGCCGAGAAGTGA
- a CDS encoding TetR/AcrR family transcriptional regulator: protein MTEPGRTRKPASVRRAEIMEAADAEFARKGLSGAGIEAIAARVGISHPRIVQMFGSKRDLFLQVVHAAYDGIEATFESAEPTLSALGDAYRHLLQSRPTVGLVLLQAYAASGDAVVQESVRRRQLDLQQTITRLTGADPMQVRSFLATGLVLTVSTVLDLPERRTDTEWGAWIIGRTDPPTDEP from the coding sequence GTGACCGAGCCCGGCCGCACCCGTAAGCCGGCGTCGGTGCGGCGGGCTGAGATCATGGAGGCGGCCGACGCTGAGTTCGCCCGGAAAGGACTGTCGGGGGCGGGCATCGAGGCGATCGCCGCACGGGTCGGCATCTCCCATCCCCGCATCGTGCAGATGTTCGGCTCGAAGCGTGATCTGTTCCTTCAGGTCGTACACGCGGCCTACGACGGGATCGAGGCCACCTTCGAGAGCGCCGAACCGACGCTGAGCGCGCTCGGTGACGCCTACCGGCATCTCCTGCAGAGCCGACCCACTGTCGGCCTCGTCCTGTTGCAGGCTTATGCCGCGTCAGGCGACGCGGTGGTCCAGGAGTCGGTACGGCGGCGCCAGCTCGACCTCCAGCAGACCATCACCCGTCTGACGGGCGCCGACCCGATGCAGGTGCGCTCCTTCTTGGCCACCGGTCTCGTCCTGACGGTCTCCACCGTGCTGGACCTGCCTGAACGGCGCACCGACACGGAGTGGGGCGCCTGGATCATCGGCCGCACGGACCCACCCACCGACGAGCCATGA
- a CDS encoding alpha/beta fold hydrolase — protein MTEHLEIPSASGTFDAIAAGPADGRPVLLLHGFPRTAVLWEEQVAALGDQGFRAVAPDTRGYSPGVRPMRADAYGVSELVGDVLAVADALAWNRFDLVGHDWGGAIAWWTAARHAERLRTLTTVSTPHPNALGEAHRTDDDQRRRSQYQQDWRSPDTEARFLADDAALLRSLYQGKVADHHVDSYVQRLSEPGALSAALNYYRADRPDAAVGKIQVPTLYVWGTEDVALGSTAAHATEKWVSGPYSFHALQGISHWVPDEAPEVLTSLIIDHLNEHAPAL, from the coding sequence ATGACAGAACACCTTGAAATCCCATCGGCTTCAGGCACCTTCGACGCGATCGCAGCAGGACCCGCCGACGGGCGCCCCGTCCTGCTCCTGCACGGCTTTCCCCGGACCGCCGTCCTCTGGGAAGAACAAGTGGCCGCGCTGGGTGACCAGGGCTTCCGCGCGGTCGCGCCCGACACCCGCGGCTATTCGCCAGGTGTGCGCCCGATGCGTGCCGACGCGTACGGGGTGAGCGAACTGGTCGGGGACGTTCTGGCGGTGGCCGACGCACTCGCCTGGAACCGCTTCGACCTCGTCGGACACGACTGGGGCGGCGCCATCGCCTGGTGGACCGCGGCCCGGCACGCCGAGCGACTGCGCACGCTCACCACCGTGTCGACGCCGCATCCCAACGCGCTGGGCGAGGCACATCGCACCGACGACGACCAACGCCGTCGCTCCCAGTACCAGCAGGACTGGCGCAGCCCCGACACAGAGGCCCGCTTCCTCGCGGACGACGCCGCGCTCCTGCGTTCCCTCTACCAGGGCAAGGTTGCCGACCATCACGTCGACTCATACGTACAGCGTCTGTCCGAACCCGGTGCGCTGAGCGCGGCCCTCAACTACTACCGCGCCGACCGGCCTGACGCCGCGGTCGGGAAGATCCAGGTACCCACGCTCTACGTCTGGGGCACCGAGGACGTCGCGCTCGGGTCCACCGCAGCTCATGCCACAGAAAAATGGGTGAGCGGCCCCTACTCGTTCCACGCACTGCAAGGCATCAGTCACTGGGTCCCCGATGAGGCTCCCGAGGTCCTCACCAGCCTGATCATCGACCACCTGAACGAGCATGCACCGGCGCTCTGA
- a CDS encoding DUF1569 domain-containing protein, whose protein sequence is MTSLTLVQLTERLRKDLGRPERDLLAPGSAWNLSQTLQHCAQTVRYSVSGYPKLKPALFRATAGALAKWVFLRRGAMKHPLGAEIDGAPPLDPGLPVSEAAAGFTDAVALFTGHTGEHAPHPAYGRCTHDEFARLHTMHLAEHLPGLAHA, encoded by the coding sequence ATGACCTCACTCACCCTCGTCCAGCTCACTGAACGGCTCCGCAAGGACCTCGGTCGCCCCGAGCGTGACCTGCTGGCGCCGGGCAGCGCCTGGAACCTGTCCCAGACACTGCAGCACTGTGCCCAGACCGTCCGCTACTCCGTCTCCGGTTATCCCAAGCTCAAGCCCGCCCTGTTCCGGGCGACGGCAGGCGCTCTGGCCAAGTGGGTCTTCCTGCGCCGCGGAGCGATGAAGCACCCGCTCGGCGCGGAGATCGACGGAGCGCCGCCGCTGGACCCGGGCCTGCCGGTGAGCGAGGCCGCGGCCGGCTTCACGGACGCGGTGGCCCTGTTCACCGGCCACACCGGAGAACACGCCCCCCACCCCGCCTACGGACGCTGCACACACGACGAGTTCGCGCGGCTGCATACCATGCACCTCGCCGAACACCTCCCGGGACTGGCCCATGCCTGA
- a CDS encoding glycoside hydrolase family 2 protein gives MTGLPSRRQVLGGTAAGVLATLAGIPHAGAASAAVTYTAPDPRVWIHLNNGWRFIRADATGAQAPGFDDSGWTSVVTPHTWNAVGGADGGNDYYRGVGWYRRRYTVPAELAGKRLYLQFAGVNQIADVWVNGTYLGQHKGGYSRFRFDATAALVPGGDNVIAVKVTNARDTGIAPLSADYTFQGGIYRNVSLWAVDDLHVRMTDYAGPGVYLRQTNVSAASATVTVTTKLWNDSTTTRSVVVRSVIADKSGTVVAETSSTAQTVLAATGTEVQQTLHISSPHLWNGLADPYLHNAGVEIHDVTGGGDQITDVVTERLGLRSIAVDANTGFRLNGSHLHLHGVNLHQDRAGQGWAISDADHTQDFDLISEIGANAVRMAHYQHDQKDYNLADERGMIVWAEIPLVDLVTDSAAFTTSTQNQLRELIRQNYNHPSIAFWGIGNEQIDYNGTATNTLLASLADIVEAEDPDRLSTYAVRGEDPDNAQAGLHTQTTGFNKYYGWYYGSKDGDLGAWADNLHATSPSRRIAMSEYGVGASTTQHALNPPKPAPGGSWHPEEYQSLFHEAAWKQLAARPFIWGTFVWAMFDFPSDGRSEGGQPGINDKGLVTRDRQIRKDAFYWYKSNWATTPTLYITSRRWTQRTEPTTELKVYSNAGQVTATLNGTSLGTRSSSDHIFRWPSITLRPGQNTVTVTATINGSTYTDSVNWTLG, from the coding sequence ATGACAGGTTTGCCCAGTCGCCGACAGGTACTCGGCGGGACGGCAGCGGGAGTACTGGCCACGCTGGCCGGGATCCCGCATGCCGGTGCCGCGTCCGCCGCTGTGACGTACACGGCGCCGGATCCGCGGGTGTGGATCCACCTCAACAACGGGTGGCGATTCATCAGAGCGGACGCCACTGGTGCGCAAGCGCCCGGTTTCGACGACTCCGGATGGACGTCCGTCGTCACCCCCCACACGTGGAACGCCGTCGGCGGTGCCGACGGCGGCAACGACTACTACCGCGGAGTGGGCTGGTACCGCCGCCGCTACACCGTGCCGGCCGAACTCGCCGGAAAGAGGCTGTACCTGCAGTTCGCCGGGGTCAACCAGATCGCCGACGTCTGGGTCAACGGCACGTACCTCGGGCAGCACAAGGGCGGGTACTCCCGCTTCCGTTTCGACGCCACGGCCGCGCTCGTCCCGGGCGGGGACAACGTCATCGCGGTGAAGGTGACCAACGCCCGCGACACCGGCATCGCCCCGTTGAGCGCGGACTACACCTTCCAGGGCGGCATCTACCGCAACGTGAGCCTGTGGGCCGTCGACGACCTCCACGTCCGGATGACGGACTACGCGGGCCCCGGCGTCTACCTCCGGCAGACCAACGTGAGCGCGGCCTCGGCCACGGTGACCGTCACGACGAAGCTGTGGAACGACAGCACCACCACCAGATCGGTGGTCGTGCGCAGCGTCATCGCGGACAAGAGCGGGACCGTCGTCGCGGAGACGAGCAGCACCGCGCAGACCGTCCTCGCGGCCACCGGCACGGAGGTCCAGCAGACTCTCCACATCAGCAGCCCGCACCTGTGGAACGGCCTGGCGGATCCCTACCTCCACAACGCCGGCGTCGAGATCCATGACGTCACCGGGGGCGGGGACCAGATCACGGATGTGGTGACCGAACGCCTGGGTCTTCGCTCCATCGCCGTCGACGCCAACACCGGGTTCCGCCTCAACGGCAGCCACCTCCACCTGCATGGCGTCAACCTGCACCAGGACCGGGCCGGCCAGGGCTGGGCGATATCCGACGCCGATCACACCCAGGACTTCGACCTCATCAGCGAGATCGGCGCCAACGCCGTCCGGATGGCGCACTACCAGCACGACCAGAAGGACTACAACCTCGCTGACGAACGCGGAATGATCGTGTGGGCGGAGATTCCCCTGGTCGACCTCGTCACCGACTCGGCCGCCTTCACCACCAGCACCCAGAACCAGCTGCGGGAACTGATCCGGCAGAACTACAACCACCCCTCGATCGCCTTCTGGGGCATCGGCAACGAGCAGATCGACTACAACGGCACCGCCACGAACACGCTGCTCGCGTCACTGGCCGACATCGTCGAGGCCGAGGACCCGGACAGGCTCTCCACCTACGCGGTCCGCGGCGAGGACCCCGACAACGCGCAGGCGGGACTGCACACCCAGACCACGGGCTTCAACAAGTACTACGGCTGGTACTACGGCTCCAAGGACGGCGACCTCGGCGCGTGGGCCGACAACCTGCACGCCACCTCCCCGTCCCGCAGGATCGCCATGTCGGAGTACGGCGTCGGCGCCAGCACCACCCAGCACGCCCTCAACCCGCCCAAGCCGGCTCCGGGCGGATCCTGGCACCCCGAGGAGTACCAGTCGCTGTTCCACGAAGCGGCCTGGAAGCAGCTCGCCGCCCGTCCCTTCATCTGGGGCACGTTCGTCTGGGCCATGTTCGACTTCCCCTCCGACGGCCGCAGCGAGGGGGGCCAGCCCGGCATCAACGACAAGGGCCTGGTCACCCGCGACCGGCAGATCCGCAAGGACGCCTTCTATTGGTACAAGTCCAACTGGGCTACCACTCCCACCCTCTACATCACCAGCCGTCGGTGGACCCAGCGCACCGAGCCCACCACCGAACTCAAGGTCTACTCCAACGCGGGCCAGGTCACCGCCACCCTCAACGGCACCTCCCTGGGAACCCGGAGCAGCAGCGACCACATCTTCAGATGGCCCAGCATCACCTTGAGGCCCGGCCAGAACACCGTGACGGTCACCGCGACCATCAACGGCTCCACCTATACCGACAGCGTCAACTGGACACTCGGCTGA
- a CDS encoding alcohol dehydrogenase catalytic domain-containing protein codes for MAAGQATRRSPPPSSGPFPGTHFVSDGPKQRCGLQGCIHGFAHRLMTKRKGKYAIGQKGLILGREGVGTVTEVGPAVAGLKPGGLVVINPTQPCGLCPARRVGHERCLYRVPDSMSASQSSESRWRKPSGEPRYRGLLRVSVLPRAWRGSAMGSSGGIPLDCADVPGPSLQVRPRPAST; via the coding sequence ATGGCGGCCGGCCAGGCGACCCGGCGAAGCCCACCGCCCTCGTCAGGACCGTTTCCCGGCACACACTTCGTCAGCGACGGGCCGAAACAGCGGTGCGGTCTTCAAGGATGCATCCATGGGTTCGCACACCGTCTGATGACCAAACGGAAGGGCAAGTACGCCATCGGACAGAAGGGCCTGATCCTCGGCCGCGAGGGCGTGGGCACGGTCACCGAGGTCGGCCCGGCCGTCGCCGGCCTCAAGCCCGGTGGCCTGGTCGTGATCAACCCCACCCAGCCTTGCGGGCTGTGCCCTGCGCGCAGGGTCGGCCACGAGCGTTGTCTCTACCGGGTTCCCGACTCCATGAGCGCGTCGCAGTCGTCCGAGAGCCGATGGCGGAAGCCGAGTGGTGAGCCCAGGTATAGGGGGTTGCTCCGTGTGTCGGTCCTTCCTCGGGCTTGGCGAGGTTCGGCCATGGGGTCATCGGGAGGCATTCCGCTCGACTGTGCCGACGTGCCGGGGCCCTCTCTCCAGGTGCGACCTCGCCCGGCTTCCACATGA